TTGGGCGTCTCATTACCTAATACGGCGACTGCACAAGAGCTATTGAATTCTTGCAGCGCCCATGGAGGCAAAGCTTGGGATCATTCGGCGATGGTTAAGGCCTTAGAAAAAATGGCGAACTTTGAAATTGGTCAGAAGGCTTAAAAGAAACTTATGAGAACAACGCTGTTGGTTTATCTTCATGGTTTTCGCTCCTCCCCGAATTCAACTAAGGCAGTGATGACTGGTGAAGCGGTGAAAGCGCTTTCTACGTCTGAACATAGCTATGAATGGTATTGCCCCCAACTGCTGGCATCTCCTGGGCAAAGCGTGGATATGGTCGTTCAACATATCGATCAATCTAAAGCAGATCGCATAGTCATCATCGGATCTTCTTTGGGCGGCTTTTATACCAATTATCTTGCCGAGAAATATCAATGCAAAGGGATTGTCTTAAATCCTGCTGTTTACGCAGCAAGAGAATTAGAGCCTCATGTTGGCATGATGACTGCCTACGACAGTGAAGAGCCTTTTGATTTCAAGGCTGAATATATTGATGAACTGCGCGCATTGCAGGTTGAACGAATTACTGATCCAAAACGGTATTTTTTAATTGCTGCAAAAGGCGATGAACTCCTGGATTGGAAAGAAATGGTTGCCTTTTATCCTGGATCAAAACAGCTCATTCTTGAAGGAAGCGATCATGGCATTGCTGACTATGCCACCCATTTACCAGCTGTAATCGAATTTATCGAGCATTGATGCCTTGATTGAATCGCTAGGCAATTCATTTCACTTCATACGCAGAAGATCTCTGTGGATTCTGATTGCCGCCATTTTTCTATCGGTCCTTGGGCACCTGATTTTATTTTTTGGGATTCCATTTATTTCTTTTGGTAGCGCGCCACCCATAGCGGAAGATCTAATCATCAAAACGGATCTCCGTGTTGAACCCCCCAAGAAGA
The genomic region above belongs to Polynucleobacter sp. AP-Ainpum-60-G11 and contains:
- a CDS encoding YqiA/YcfP family alpha/beta fold hydrolase, producing the protein MRTTLLVYLHGFRSSPNSTKAVMTGEAVKALSTSEHSYEWYCPQLLASPGQSVDMVVQHIDQSKADRIVIIGSSLGGFYTNYLAEKYQCKGIVLNPAVYAARELEPHVGMMTAYDSEEPFDFKAEYIDELRALQVERITDPKRYFLIAAKGDELLDWKEMVAFYPGSKQLILEGSDHGIADYATHLPAVIEFIEH